The genomic region AAAGTCACTTGGCCAGGGGATGGTGGACCCAGGACTCAAACCCACCGCTGCCAGATTACAAAACCCGCTTATCCATCTGGAGCCCCATAGCCCTGGACGCGACGCGGTAGCAGAACGAGACCGCCTCACCACCGCGCTTCCCGTTAGCAGTTCCCCATCCCGCGATACCTTCCTTGGGTGCATTGGCGTCCCAGACGCTCCACATCTGCACGAAGAAGAACGGCGTCCAGCACACGATGAAGGCCAGCACGATTATGAAGGTCATCTTCACTGTGCGGATCTTGGCCTTAGAGATGAGTTTGACGCTGCTCACGCGCGCCAGGGCCGCGCAcccgccgccgcccgccgccgcGCACTCGGGTCCCtccgtcgccgccgccgccgctgccgtcTTGAGCCGCAGGTTCTGCCAGATCTTGAAGCTGATGAGGCTGTAGCAGGCGGTGAGCACGATGACAGGCACGATGTAGACGGCGAGCGTGATCCACGTGATGTAAGCCTTGGGCCCCCAGGGCTGGATGAAGACGGCCCAGCAATCGAAGACGCCGTCGGCCACCTCGCGCAGCGAGAAGATGTGCACCTGCGGCGCGCTGGCCACCAGGCAGCCGAGCCACGTGGCGAGCACCGCCAGGCGGTCGGCACGGCGGCGCAGCGCGCGCAGCGGCTGGCAGATGGCCAGGCAGCGGTCCAGCGACATGAGCAGCAGCAGGTAGGTGGAGGCGAACATACCCACCACCTGCAGGTACTTGACCAGGCGGCACAGTAGGTCGGGCCCGTAGAAGCGGAAGGTGATGTCCCACAGCAGCTGTGGCAGCACCTGGAACACGGCCACCACCAGATCGGCGATGCTCAGGTGCTTCATGAAGAAAAAGAGGCGCGAATGCTTGTGGCGCGTGGTGCGCAGCGCCAGCAGCACGCACGCGTTGCCGCTCAGCGCCAGGAAGAGGATGAGGCACAACACGGCCACCTCCACCCGTGCCAGGGCCTCATTGCGCCGCGGCGGTCCGGCAGTGAAGTTGCCCTCGGCCCCCGGCGGCGCCGCGCTCGCGTTGACCGCCTCGGTGCTCCAGTTGGCGGCGAGAGTACCCTCCATGACCGTGGCCACCGTGCGCCCCGGGCCTTGGTGCCCTTTAAGGCGTGGCACGAGGGGGCGGGGTCCCACGCGCTGTCCCAGAGCGCCTCGAGGGGCGCCTCAGGCTTCACTCCCGGAGACCCCGCGGATGGATCTGCTGGGTTCGATCCTGGAACAAACCGTGAGGGCCATAAGAAGCCAACCCCGTTTCTCTCCCGACGCGTGAGAAGCGCAGTTGGCCCCCTTCTTGGAAACCCCAAATCATCTCGAACTTACGGCACAACTGCGGGCCCCGGAGTTGCTCAGCCGCTAGCCCAAAAATTCCCTTTTCAGGCACCTCCTGTGATCCGCTGCAAGAAAGCGGAAAACCTCTACCGGACCGCCAGTTCCTTAAGACGCTCAGACGCTTCCACTGGCAGAGAAGAGAGGATCATAAATAGACACTTTCCGCCGGCTCTGGAATTCCCACTTCCCCCAGGGGTCCCCAAACTGAATACCTCTCCCAGGAGTCCTCAGCGCAGCCACCTCCTGCGGGAACCCCCAACCCGGCCACCTCTCCTAGTAAGTTTCGCTCCAGTTACTTCCTCCAGAGACCCCCAAATAGCTACTTGCCTGGGAAACCCCAGCGCAGGACTCCGTCCTCcaatccccacccccatttctaaGATGCTCAGCCGTTACCCTGAACTTCTATAACTGCTTCCGGGACCCCCAGTCCAACAGTCCCTCCTGGAGGAACCCCTACCTCAATACCTACCCCAGGACGCCCAACCGCTGCCCCCAGGACCCTGGCATAGACACACACCGCGGGGATCCTCCCCAGCTCAAAGATTCAGGAACTCGACGTGTGCCTTGGCACCCCCGACAGTCAAGGGCTCTGAGCCTCAATCCCAAACAGTCACTTCAAAATCTCCTGGAGCACACCGCGCGCCCCT from Choloepus didactylus isolate mChoDid1 chromosome 1, mChoDid1.pri, whole genome shotgun sequence harbors:
- the OXTR gene encoding oxytocin receptor gives rise to the protein MEGTLAANWSTEAVNASAAPPGAEGNFTAGPPRRNEALARVEVAVLCLILFLALSGNACVLLALRTTRHKHSRLFFFMKHLSIADLVVAVFQVLPQLLWDITFRFYGPDLLCRLVKYLQVVGMFASTYLLLLMSLDRCLAICQPLRALRRRADRLAVLATWLGCLVASAPQVHIFSLREVADGVFDCWAVFIQPWGPKAYITWITLAVYIVPVIVLTACYSLISFKIWQNLRLKTAAAAAATEGPECAAAGGGGCAALARVSSVKLISKAKIRTVKMTFIIVLAFIVCWTPFFFVQMWSVWDANAPKEASAFIIAMLLASLNSCCNPWIYMLFTGHLFHELMQRFLCCSSSYLKGNRPGETSVSKKSNSSTFVLSRRSSSQRSCSQPSMV